In Drosophila willistoni isolate 14030-0811.24 unplaced genomic scaffold, UCI_dwil_1.1 Seg453, whole genome shotgun sequence, the sequence TCGAAAGCAATCCCAAACATTATTTCAAATCAGATGCTACGTCGATCTTTGTTCCTGTCAGCATATACTTTCGAGCTAGTACACCGCTCCGGATTAAAAATGGGCAATGCGGATTTTCTAAGTCGTTGTCCACTGTCAGCAGCATCGGACGCTGTTAGCACCGACGATGTGCTTATGATCGAATTAGCAGCAACGCCAATCATAAGTGCTGAGGCGATTGCCGCTCATACATCGAAGGACCCCTTATTGGCGAAAGTATCAAACTGGGTGTTAAGGGGATGGCCTGACATGAAATTGGAGCAATCAGATATTGCATATCCATACTATTGCCGTCGGGAACAGCTCTCTACAAATAAAGGAGTTTTGATTTGGGGAAATCGCGCCGTAGTTCCACCGAAATCCAGAGCAACAATTTTAGCTGCTCTACATGCCGCTCATCCAGGCATTGTAAAAATGAAGGCGTTAGCGCGTAGCTATGTTTGGTGGCCAAACATTGACGCTGAGATTGAGCTTATTGTTAAGAAATACATTCCATGCCAGCAGAATCGTAACGATCATTCAGAGGCACCGGTGCATCATTGGGAGTCAGCCAAGCGGCCGTGGTCCCGTCTACACATCGATtttgcaggaccttttcaaggAAAAACCTTTCTTCTGGTCGTGGATTcttactcaaaatggctagaGGTTGCGGTTGTTAGCTCCACTTCTACAGCGGCTACAATTAAAGTTCTCAGGCAACTGTTTGCTACGCATGGGTTACCAGATCAGTTAGTGTCAGACAATGGCACAGCATTTACCTCCGAAGAGTTCAAGGCATTCCTCCACAACAATCTAATTCGACACATTAGATCAGCACCGTTTCACCCAGCAACAAACGGCCAAGCAGAGCGCATGGTGCAGACCACCAAAAACTACCTTAAAAAACTATCTCCGAACAATAATATGGATCTAATTGTAAGCCTTGctcgatttttgtttaatcaaCACATAACTCCACATGCAACGACAAATCGCTCGCCAGCTCAGCTATTGTTAAATCGGGAGTTAAAGTCCTACTTTGATAAACTACAGCCACAAGA encodes:
- the LOC124461419 gene encoding uncharacterized protein K02A2.6-like, whose product is MPNGAEKPIAFHSRTLSKAERNYAQIDREAIALVAGVKKFHNYVYGRTFTLITDHRPLLGIFTTSKAIPNIISNQMLRRSLFLSAYTFELVHRSGLKMGNADFLSRCPLSAASDAVSTDDVLMIELAATPIISAEAIAAHTSKDPLLAKVSNWVLRGWPDMKLEQSDIAYPYYCRREQLSTNKGVLIWGNRAVVPPKSRATILAALHAAHPGIVKMKALARSYVWWPNIDAEIELIVKKYIPCQQNRNDHSEAPVHHWESAKRPWSRLHIDFAGPFQGKTFLLVVDSYSKWLEVAVVSSTSTAATIKVLRQLFATHGLPDQLVSDNGTAFTSEEFKAFLHNNLIRHIRSAPFHPATNGQAERMVQTTKNYLKKLSPNNNMDLIVSLARFLFNQHITPHATTNRSPAQLLLNRELKSYFDKLQPQEISNGAEPFINQSKCFDTGKSVWVRNYAPGPKWIEAYISEQTGPVSYKVRLTDNRIIKRHYNQIRSRVEQTDVNISHQAPSATDDNTEDPASSNHSRPESPIQDDPQSLHASPMLRRSARMRRPTQFYESSGC